A single window of Flagellimonas maritima DNA harbors:
- a CDS encoding putative porin, producing MRFFCIALLLLVRLSVFAQQDSLPPVQQIDTVGQNGPKVLKSKEAIEKDSVLISDYKIISYSRDTIVLDTTLTIKKEYKYNYLRKDDFELMPFANIGQPYNSLGRTFSENTFYPQLGALTKHFNYMEVEDIDYYHVPTPMTELMFKTTLEQGQLLDALLTFNINKGFNASIAYKGFRSLGKYRFNQAQSGNFRTTFNYTTNNKKYIVRGHITAQDIESEENGGLEDRAQFEGGTPDFEDRFRIDVLYTDATNRVQGRRYFLDQQFKLFNYKKDSTSKKPTALVIGHEFNYETKYYQFTQTEQNNAFGEDVFSEPIDDRARLKTMFNKLSIEFSNRVLGKISGNASLYNYNYFFNSILVTDEGIIGNQLKGEEIAIGGTYSKDLGRLKLDGSINYNILGELTGNTFNTSVQYIINKNNLFFGSINASSRMPNFNYLLYQSDYENFNWQNTDNFEKQQIQNIAFGFDSFFFGNIKAEYSAIDNYTYFASSEAEQEEIDNGLETAFVKPIQETSTINHLRIKYFKEFKWRKWALANTVLYQDVTQDTQVLNVPQVVTRNTLYFSTDAFKKAMFLQTGVTLKYFTSYNMNAYNPLLSEFYTQNREEFGGFPMMDFFINAKVRQTRIYLKAEHFNSSFSEPNFYAAPNYPYRDFVIRFGLVWNFFS from the coding sequence ATGAGATTTTTTTGTATTGCACTTCTTCTTTTAGTGAGGCTTTCTGTTTTCGCTCAGCAAGACTCGCTGCCTCCAGTACAACAGATAGATACCGTTGGACAAAACGGTCCAAAAGTTTTAAAAAGTAAAGAAGCAATAGAAAAAGATTCAGTGTTAATCTCGGACTATAAGATTATTTCTTATAGTCGAGATACCATTGTTTTGGACACTACGCTTACAATTAAAAAAGAATATAAATATAATTACCTCAGAAAAGACGATTTTGAGTTAATGCCTTTCGCAAATATCGGTCAGCCTTATAATTCCCTCGGTAGAACATTTTCAGAGAATACTTTCTATCCTCAACTAGGTGCACTGACAAAACACTTTAATTATATGGAGGTTGAGGATATTGATTATTATCATGTTCCAACCCCAATGACAGAACTAATGTTCAAGACTACTTTGGAACAAGGTCAGCTTTTAGATGCTCTTCTAACTTTCAACATTAATAAAGGGTTTAATGCATCAATTGCTTACAAAGGATTCAGGTCATTAGGTAAATATCGATTTAATCAAGCGCAATCTGGAAATTTCAGAACAACTTTCAATTACACTACCAATAATAAAAAATACATAGTAAGGGGTCATATTACTGCTCAAGACATTGAATCTGAAGAAAATGGCGGATTAGAGGATCGTGCGCAATTTGAAGGAGGAACACCTGACTTTGAAGATAGGTTTAGAATAGACGTATTATATACGGACGCTACTAATAGAGTTCAAGGAAGACGGTATTTTTTGGATCAACAGTTTAAATTATTTAATTATAAGAAAGATTCGACCAGTAAAAAACCTACAGCGTTAGTGATTGGCCATGAATTCAATTATGAAACTAAATATTATCAATTTACGCAAACAGAGCAGAATAATGCTTTTGGAGAAGATGTCTTTTCAGAACCAATAGATGATAGAGCTCGTCTAAAAACAATGTTTAATAAGCTAAGTATAGAATTTTCAAATAGAGTTTTAGGGAAGATTTCTGGGAATGCAAGTCTCTATAATTATAATTATTTCTTTAATAGCATTTTAGTTACGGATGAAGGGATTATAGGGAATCAATTGAAAGGAGAGGAAATTGCTATCGGAGGGACCTATTCAAAGGATTTAGGACGTTTAAAATTAGATGGTAGCATTAACTATAACATTTTAGGAGAACTTACAGGGAATACTTTCAACACTTCTGTACAGTATATAATAAACAAGAACAATCTATTTTTTGGTTCGATTAATGCATCTTCACGGATGCCTAACTTCAATTACTTATTATACCAGAGTGATTACGAGAATTTTAATTGGCAGAATACGGATAATTTTGAAAAACAACAGATACAAAATATAGCGTTTGGTTTTGACTCATTTTTTTTTGGAAATATAAAAGCTGAATACAGTGCAATTGACAATTATACATACTTCGCGTCATCAGAGGCCGAACAAGAAGAAATAGATAACGGTCTTGAAACCGCTTTCGTGAAACCTATTCAAGAGACTTCCACTATTAATCACCTACGGATTAAATATTTTAAGGAGTTCAAGTGGAGAAAATGGGCTTTAGCCAATACAGTTCTCTATCAAGATGTTACCCAGGATACCCAAGTGCTTAATGTTCCTCAAGTCGTAACAAGAAATACGCTTTACTTCTCAACGGATGCTTTCAAAAAAGCGATGTTCTTGCAAACAGGGGTTACCCTTAAATATTTTACATCCTATAATATGAATGCTTATAACCCGCTATTAAGTGAGTTTTATACGCAAAATAGAGAAGAATTTGGCGGCTTTCCAATGATGGATTTTTTTATTAACGCGAAAGTTAGGCAGACAAGAATATACTTAAAGGCAGAACACTTCAATTCTTCTTTTTCAGAACCAAATTTTTATGCAGCACCTAATTATCCTTACCGCGACTTTGTCATACGTTTTGGATTGGTCTGGAATTTCTTTTCTTGA